One Streptomyces formicae genomic window, GGCGCGGGCCCGCGAGCGCGTCGAGCGGTGGCGGCAGCGGCTCGAAGGGCGCATGGAGATCGTGTGGGTGGCGCCCGACTACGTCGACGGCGTCGCGAAGCCCTGCATGGGCGGCTGGGGCGCGCTCTCGCTGACCGTCGCCCCGGACGGCAGGGCGCTGCCCTGTCCGGCCTCCGCCGATCTCCTCGGCGCCGCGGCGCCGAACGTCAGGGACCGTCAACTGTCCTGGATCTGGCGGGAGTCGGAGGCGTTCACGCGCTATCGCGGCGAGGCGTGGATGAGTGACACCTGCCGGGGCTGCGAGCTGCGCGCCGTCGACTTCGGCGGCTGCCGCTGCCAGGCGTACGCCCTGACCGGCGATGCCGCCCGCACGGACCCGGCCTGTCACCGCTCGCCCGACCACGCCATGGTCCGCGCCCTGGTCGACGGGGCGGGGCACGCGGCTGACGCCGCCGACGCGCCTCCCGATTACGTCTACCGCACGCACACCGCCGGACCGGCACTCACGTAACTCCCCATGTCCGCAAGGGCCTTGGGCCCTCGCACGTCCCCCGACTGTCAGGAAAGTTTCCTGACATTGCCGCAGAGAGGTAAGCCCCACGTGAGACTCCACGCACCCCGCTCCCGTACCCGGGTCCGTCCGCGCACGACGACCGCCGCCCTTGCCGCCGTCACCGCGCTGTCCGGCGCGGCGGCCCTGACCCTGGCGGGCGAGCCGTCCGCCCAGGCGTCCCCCGCTCCCGCCGCTCGGGCGTCCGGCACGATCCACGCCGCCCCCTACGAATACCTCGGCTGGGGAAACCCGCAGAAGCCGACCGACGTGATGGCCGCGACCGGCGTCAAGTGGTTCACGCTCGCCTTCATCCTGTCCGACGGCGGCTGCGACCCGGCCTGGGACGGCAGCCGTCCGCTGAAGGGCGGCTCCGACGAGGCGGCCATCAAGTCCATCAGGGGCGCGGGCGGCGACATCGTCGTGTCCGTCGGCGGTTGGAGCGGGGCCAAGCTCGGCGAGAAGTGTGCCGGCGCCGCCGCGCTCGCCGGGGCGTACCAGAAGGTCATCGACGCCTACAAGCTGAAGGTGTTCGACATCGACATCGAGGACACCGAGTTCTCCAACGCCACCGTGCGCCAGCGCGTCGTGGACGCCCTGAAGATCGTCAAGGCGAAGAACCCCGGCATCGTCACCTACGTGACCATGGGCACCACGCCGAACGGCCCCGACGCCACCGGCAA contains:
- a CDS encoding chitinase, which translates into the protein MRLHAPRSRTRVRPRTTTAALAAVTALSGAAALTLAGEPSAQASPAPAARASGTIHAAPYEYLGWGNPQKPTDVMAATGVKWFTLAFILSDGGCDPAWDGSRPLKGGSDEAAIKSIRGAGGDIVVSVGGWSGAKLGEKCAGAAALAGAYQKVIDAYKLKVFDIDIEDTEFSNATVRQRVVDALKIVKAKNPGIVTYVTMGTTPNGPDATGKDLIKRGAAAGLANDAWVIMPFDFDGHSGTMGQASVSAMEGLKKAVKSAYGYSDADAYRHIGVSSMNGKTDVAGETVTTADFKTILAYAKQHHIARYSFWSVNRDRACGSGGDADACSGVAQSPYDFTKIVAQYGG